A single genomic interval of Halomonas sp. GT harbors:
- a CDS encoding helix-turn-helix domain-containing protein, which translates to MSTKPDIEAQAVVMLEVGYTLTSVAKRLDLSISTVKRIKKRRGVVAGAVTQEMIDAHRAELRKSFDEEWIRTQASALIDDELALAHELRERVYTALEKAPAPDDMQSWGMHLRGLTAASTALKNTSDVLHRAIGYNRADSEAEQLPELVVRALTDEEIQAIKAAGASRLESEGVEGEHQEDADLVVLT; encoded by the coding sequence ATGTCCACTAAGCCCGACATCGAAGCTCAGGCAGTGGTTATGCTCGAAGTAGGTTACACGCTGACCTCAGTCGCTAAACGTCTCGACTTGTCTATATCAACGGTCAAGCGCATCAAGAAGCGCCGTGGCGTGGTGGCGGGGGCCGTCACTCAAGAGATGATCGACGCCCATCGAGCAGAGCTTCGCAAGTCATTTGATGAAGAGTGGATCAGAACGCAGGCATCCGCTTTAATTGACGACGAGCTGGCGCTCGCACACGAGCTAAGGGAGCGTGTCTATACAGCTCTGGAGAAAGCGCCAGCGCCGGATGATATGCAGTCCTGGGGGATGCACCTACGTGGCCTCACGGCTGCTTCCACAGCCTTGAAGAATACAAGTGACGTTCTGCATAGAGCCATCGGCTACAACCGCGCAGACAGCGAGGCTGAGCAATTGCCGGAGCTGGTTGTTCGTGCCCTGACTGATGAAGAGATTCAAGCCATTAAAGCGGCGGGTGCCAGTAGGCTCGAAAGCGAGGGAGTCGAGGGCGAACACCAAGAGGACGCAGATTTAGTTGTGCTGACCTAG
- a CDS encoding recombinase family protein, translating into MYIRAYLRASTEDQDASRARDQLTGFAKDQSRNIASYYMENVSGAKTERPELRRLLNDAQPGDVLLVEAIDRLSRLPREDWKQLRAEIEIKGLRVVAVDLPTSHQGMKDTTGDEFTARMLDAINGMMLDMMAAIARKDYEDRRHRQAQGIVKAKEQGIYKGRPKDAAKRKKIAELLADGKTVRKVADYIKCSTSTVQDVKKNGI; encoded by the coding sequence ATGTATATCCGTGCCTACCTTCGCGCCAGCACCGAAGACCAAGACGCCAGCCGTGCCCGTGACCAACTAACCGGATTCGCCAAGGATCAAAGCCGCAATATCGCGAGTTACTACATGGAGAACGTATCCGGGGCCAAGACTGAACGCCCGGAGTTGCGTCGGCTACTGAACGACGCACAGCCGGGAGACGTGCTGTTAGTGGAAGCTATCGACCGTCTATCCCGCCTACCACGTGAAGACTGGAAGCAATTACGTGCTGAGATTGAGATTAAAGGCCTGCGTGTAGTGGCTGTCGACCTGCCCACCAGTCACCAAGGAATGAAGGACACCACCGGAGATGAGTTCACCGCTAGGATGCTCGACGCTATCAACGGCATGATGCTCGACATGATGGCCGCCATCGCCCGTAAAGATTATGAGGATCGACGCCACCGACAAGCCCAGGGCATCGTAAAGGCGAAGGAGCAAGGAATTTATAAAGGCAGGCCGAAGGATGCAGCGAAGCGTAAAAAAATCGCTGAGCTACTGGCAGATGGTAAGACCGTTAGAAAGGTAGCGGATTACATCAAATGCTCCACCAGCACCGTTCAGGACGTGAAGAAGAACGGGATATGA
- a CDS encoding site-specific integrase, with protein sequence MKEINPEWGALAFIPNASQPRMEERPNVKNEQYRFLSVEPIIGYRESDGGSVAIEYVTFHPVTGMPIIEGETPENTIRIAKELMAHHRELSGNKAQLSMPLEEELKPAGKMLSELFETFLTERQRDSSDDTKSAHRYAFDVFVELMGDMSVKELTKSVAREFADEYRDYPVQRRKGSWAKMSLDDLMAIERPRISATTFNNNIRKLTTFGQWLVTIDELSKNPFTAITKATEADANKTRSWSDDELKRWFQSREYLQHRESIDTVARYWLPLLALYSGARLEELASLTPGDISTFKGVLAYRIHGEDGRRLKNSNAWRYVPIHSHLVRLGFMEYVKGRKGKERLFPLTCYRGKWSKYVSKRLGEMRQHLKIEPNFHGYRNTVITRLFEHAEQAHHVPLITGQEVSGEAWQYLMKSDKSVLLPKLSELVEKLDWSHIIDIPT encoded by the coding sequence GTGAAAGAAATTAACCCTGAGTGGGGCGCTTTAGCGTTTATACCTAATGCTTCACAACCTCGCATGGAAGAGCGTCCTAACGTAAAAAACGAGCAGTATAGATTTCTCAGTGTTGAACCAATTATCGGTTATCGCGAGAGTGATGGTGGCTCTGTCGCTATAGAATACGTCACGTTTCATCCTGTGACAGGTATGCCGATTATTGAAGGTGAGACGCCGGAAAATACTATACGCATTGCTAAAGAGCTAATGGCACATCACCGAGAATTATCCGGCAATAAAGCACAACTCTCCATGCCCTTAGAGGAGGAGTTAAAGCCAGCTGGGAAGATGCTCAGTGAGCTGTTCGAAACGTTCCTGACTGAGCGTCAGCGGGACAGCTCGGATGATACTAAATCAGCCCACCGCTATGCCTTCGATGTGTTCGTTGAGCTGATGGGCGATATGTCGGTTAAAGAATTGACCAAGAGCGTGGCGCGTGAGTTTGCTGACGAATATCGAGACTACCCTGTCCAGCGCAGAAAGGGGAGTTGGGCCAAAATGTCACTGGATGATCTGATGGCGATCGAAAGGCCGCGAATTTCAGCGACGACGTTCAATAACAACATCAGAAAGTTAACGACTTTTGGGCAATGGCTCGTAACTATCGACGAGCTATCAAAGAATCCATTTACAGCTATTACCAAGGCCACGGAGGCAGACGCAAACAAAACAAGAAGTTGGTCTGATGACGAGTTGAAGAGGTGGTTCCAGTCTCGTGAATACTTGCAACATCGCGAAAGCATCGACACCGTTGCTAGATACTGGTTGCCCCTGTTGGCGCTCTACTCAGGCGCTCGGCTTGAAGAACTTGCATCATTGACCCCTGGCGACATTAGCACTTTTAAAGGGGTTCTCGCTTATCGCATCCATGGTGAGGATGGACGTCGTTTGAAAAACTCGAATGCTTGGCGCTACGTGCCTATTCATTCTCATCTGGTGCGCCTCGGATTCATGGAATACGTTAAAGGCAGAAAGGGGAAAGAGCGGCTTTTTCCTCTAACGTGCTATCGAGGAAAGTGGAGCAAGTATGTCTCTAAACGACTTGGTGAGATGCGCCAGCACTTGAAGATTGAGCCTAATTTTCACGGGTATCGCAATACCGTTATTACGAGGCTTTTCGAGCACGCTGAGCAGGCTCACCATGTGCCTCTAATCACGGGGCAGGAGGTGTCAGGCGAGGCTTGGCAATACCTTATGAAGTCAGATAAAAGTGTTTTACTACCTAAGTTGTCAGAGCTGGTCGAGAAATTGGACTGGTCTCACATCATCGACATTCCCACCTGA
- a CDS encoding oxidative damage protection protein, translated as MSTTVFCRKYQQELPALPFPPLPGKQGQEIQATVSKQAWEEWQSLQTRLINEKHLNMLEPEARAYLMDQMQRFLNNEATDQAEGYVPPTQA; from the coding sequence ATGAGCACCACCGTTTTCTGCCGCAAGTACCAACAAGAGCTGCCCGCTCTGCCATTTCCACCATTACCAGGTAAGCAGGGCCAAGAGATTCAAGCCACCGTGTCTAAACAGGCCTGGGAAGAGTGGCAGTCGTTGCAAACGCGCTTGATCAATGAAAAGCACCTCAACATGTTAGAGCCCGAGGCACGCGCTTATTTGATGGATCAAATGCAGCGTTTTCTAAATAACGAAGCTACGGACCAAGCCGAAGGTTACGTGCCGCCTACCCAGGCTTAA
- the mutY gene encoding A/G-specific adenine glycosylase: protein MADMFTPCLAAEEFQRRLLTWFDQYGRHDLPWQSPRSAYRVWVSEIMLQQTQVATVIPYFKRFMTRFPTLEALANAPQDDVLHLWTGLGYYARARNLHKAAQVALASHGGELPTDSVEALMALPGIGRSTAGAIIAQSSDKQSSGQQAAILDGNVKRSLTRLHAITGWPGKPAVERSLWTLAEYFTPDTRLADYTQAIMDFGATLCKRSKPDCLICPFNDVCRAYAQGEPQRFPESKPKKALPTRETIMLMLRDRQGRVWLEQRPPSGLWGGLWSLPQFEQHSELNDWLADYVTSPERHTPLPSFTHTFSHFRLLITPQPVSCDRLSGVREDGVWYDVDEPPALGLAAPVKSLLSQLAPFALDPTPGPSR, encoded by the coding sequence ATGGCCGACATGTTTACGCCGTGTCTCGCAGCAGAAGAGTTTCAACGCCGCTTGCTTACCTGGTTTGATCAGTATGGACGGCATGACCTGCCTTGGCAGTCGCCCCGAAGTGCCTACCGGGTATGGGTATCTGAAATTATGCTCCAACAAACCCAGGTCGCTACGGTTATTCCCTATTTCAAACGCTTTATGACGCGCTTTCCCACGTTAGAAGCACTGGCCAACGCACCTCAGGACGACGTGCTGCATCTCTGGACTGGGCTGGGTTACTACGCGCGTGCCCGCAATTTGCATAAAGCGGCCCAAGTGGCATTAGCATCCCATGGGGGAGAGCTGCCAACGGATAGTGTCGAAGCGTTAATGGCGCTGCCGGGTATAGGCCGTTCCACGGCTGGCGCTATCATCGCGCAAAGTTCTGATAAACAAAGCTCTGGTCAGCAAGCCGCGATTTTAGATGGCAATGTAAAACGATCGCTGACTCGCTTGCATGCCATTACTGGCTGGCCAGGCAAACCAGCAGTAGAGCGTTCACTATGGACGCTAGCTGAGTATTTCACGCCCGATACCCGTCTTGCCGACTATACCCAAGCCATCATGGATTTCGGCGCCACACTGTGTAAACGCAGCAAACCTGATTGCCTGATCTGTCCGTTTAACGACGTATGCCGTGCCTACGCCCAAGGCGAGCCGCAACGCTTTCCCGAATCCAAGCCTAAAAAAGCCTTGCCTACACGTGAAACCATTATGCTGATGCTACGAGACAGGCAAGGGCGGGTGTGGTTAGAGCAACGGCCACCCAGCGGCCTATGGGGAGGTTTATGGAGCCTGCCCCAATTTGAGCAACATAGTGAACTGAACGATTGGCTGGCTGATTATGTGACCTCCCCCGAACGCCATACGCCGCTGCCCAGCTTTACTCATACGTTTAGTCATTTTCGGCTATTGATTACGCCTCAGCCAGTCAGTTGCGATAGGCTGAGCGGCGTAAGAGAAGACGGCGTATGGTATGACGTTGACGAACCGCCCGCTCTTGGCTTGGCTGCGCCGGTTAAATCGCTGCTGAGCCAGCTGGCGCCTTTTGCCCTAGATCCAACGCCAGGGCCGTCGCGCTAG